A part of Ammospiza nelsoni isolate bAmmNel1 chromosome 9, bAmmNel1.pri, whole genome shotgun sequence genomic DNA contains:
- the LOC132076957 gene encoding olfactory receptor 14C36-like, giving the protein MSNSSSIRHFLLLALPDTRQLQLLHFCLLLGISLAALLGNGLIISAVACGHHLHTPMFFFLLNLALSDLGSICTTVPKAMHNSLWDTRNISYTGCAAQLFFFIFFIATEFSLLTVMCYDRYVSICKPLHYGTLLGSRACAHMAAAAWASAFLYSLLHTANTFSLPLCHGNALDGFFCEIPQILKLSCSHSKLREHGLLVVGASLGFGCFVYMVFSYVQIFNAVLRIPSEQGRHKAFSTCLPHLAVVSLFFSSGFFAYLKPPSISSPSLDLAVSLLYSVVPPALNPLIYSLRNKELKAAMWRLISRWFQKH; this is encoded by the coding sequence atgtccaacagcagctccatcaggcacttcctcctgctggcattgccagacacacggcagctgcagctcctgcacttttgcctcttgctgggcatctccctggctgccctcctgggtaacggcctcatcatcagcgctGTAGCCTgtggccaccacctgcacacaccaatgttcttcttcctgctcaacctggccctcagcgacctgggctccatctgcaccactgtccccaaagccatgcacaattccctctgggacaccaggaacatctcctacacaggatgtgctgctcagctctttttctttatcttcttcATTGCAACAGAATTTTCCCTCCTGACCgtcatgtgctacgaccgctacgtgtccatctgcaaacccctgcactacgggaccctcctgggcagcagagcttgtgcccacatggcagcagctgcctgggccagtgccttcCTCTAttcactgctgcacacagccaatacattttccctgcccctgtgccatggcaatgccctggacgggttcttctgtgaaatcccccagattctcaagctctcctgctcacatTCCAAACTCAGGGAACATGGGCTCCTTGTGGTTGGTGCATCCTtaggttttggttgttttgtgtacatggttttctcctatgtgcagatcttcaatgctgtgctgaggatcccctctgagcagggacggcacaaagccttttccacctgcctccctcacctggccgtggtctctctctttttcagcAGTGGCTTTTTTGCCTACCTGAAGCCCCCTTCtatctcctccccatccctggaccTGGCAGTGTCACTTCTGTActcggtggtgcctccagccctgaaccccctcatctacagcctgaggaacaaggagctcaaggctgcaatGTGGAGACTGATTAGTAGATGGTTTCAAAAACATTAA